The following coding sequences lie in one Flagellimonas eckloniae genomic window:
- a CDS encoding LETM1-related biofilm-associated protein: protein MNPSSSGWINKFGHLVKKESIHFPNFDSLYQELKRNGFIYGIHLDICSFIDVEHELTEDEIAKINLLTALYFTFTLEKGETDFDLFVNTVFNYYQSLDVAKISFLNKILSGKQTESQLEKLLDSRIYLGGTAFNRAFGNSLTNSLLYVDILIFQIYLQGSPNIMRHAQLLEYVTINIAYHALNSKETKKADDKLIQLLDSSLTYVDPDKANFDGTYRDLLKYNFSKYAKDYFLDMACLTIWEDKSLDYTESEYIFGLGSDLEKSKNEVESVLKYTTEFFQKNSSKVAYLNDKNLAFQFYEGMLKNVSKLILRNSKRLKKELTESKELVSLLSKSAAKELNPEEKKKVQKQLLDIFKTIPSLAIFMLPGGAVLLPIFIKLIPKLLPSAFDDNRIEEN from the coding sequence ATGAATCCCTCATCATCCGGATGGATCAATAAGTTTGGACATCTGGTCAAAAAAGAATCCATTCACTTTCCGAACTTTGATAGTTTATATCAAGAACTTAAAAGAAACGGATTTATTTATGGGATTCATCTTGATATTTGTTCTTTTATTGATGTTGAACATGAACTCACTGAGGATGAAATAGCTAAGATAAATTTACTTACTGCCCTCTACTTCACTTTTACACTTGAAAAAGGCGAAACGGATTTTGACCTTTTTGTAAACACTGTTTTTAACTATTATCAGTCCCTTGATGTTGCCAAAATATCGTTCTTGAATAAAATTTTGAGCGGTAAACAGACCGAATCCCAGCTTGAAAAACTCTTGGATTCCAGAATTTATCTTGGTGGAACTGCATTCAATAGAGCTTTTGGGAACAGCCTTACCAACTCATTGTTATATGTTGATATTCTGATTTTTCAAATTTATCTACAGGGTTCCCCAAATATTATGAGACATGCACAGCTATTGGAATATGTAACCATCAACATTGCCTATCATGCACTAAACTCTAAGGAAACAAAAAAGGCAGATGATAAGTTGATTCAACTTTTAGACTCTTCCCTTACCTATGTGGATCCGGATAAGGCAAATTTTGATGGTACCTATAGGGATTTATTAAAGTATAATTTCTCCAAATATGCCAAGGACTATTTTTTGGATATGGCGTGTTTGACCATATGGGAAGATAAGTCTTTAGACTATACAGAATCGGAATATATTTTTGGACTTGGAAGTGACTTGGAAAAGTCAAAAAATGAAGTGGAATCGGTGCTGAAATATACCACAGAATTCTTTCAAAAAAACAGTTCAAAAGTTGCCTACTTAAATGACAAAAATTTAGCCTTTCAATTCTATGAAGGAATGCTAAAAAACGTTAGTAAATTAATTTTAAGAAATAGTAAAAGGCTTAAAAAAGAGCTCACCGAAAGTAAAGAACTTGTATCTCTTTTATCAAAATCCGCAGCTAAGGAACTAAACCCTGAAGAGAAGAAAAAAGTTCAAAAACAATTGTTGGACATTTTTAAGACTATTCCTTCCTTGGCCATTTTCATGTTACCCGGAGGAGCTGTTCTATTACCAATTTTTATAAAATTAATTCCTAAATTGTTACCCTCAGCATTTGATGACAATCGAATTGAAGAAAACTAG
- a CDS encoding TonB-dependent receptor → MKKKKDRYAPIQLLIGLCILLGSTVIQAQNSFTISGNITDKMNGETLFGTSIFLKGTTIGAVTNEYGFYSITAPKGSYTMIVSHMGYKEITMEVVLDQNQKIDVEIQEFSTQLDEVEVTAEEPERAILRKPEMSVSKLNIKTVKQMPVVLGEVDIIKSLQILPGVTNNGEGSSGFHVRGGAVDQNLVLLDEAIIYNTSHMLGFFSVFNADAVKDLKLYKGGIPAKFGGRVSSVLDVRQKDGNNKNFALTGGVGVISSRLAAEGPMFNERGSFLVAGRGSYAHLFLKLAGEKNSVSFYDLNLKTNYSFNENNKLYISGYFGRDVFDFDGSFSSSYGNASGNLRWNHIFNDRLFSNLSLIYSKYDYELGITDFEFDWISSIKNYNAKYDLKYYFSDAFKLDFGISTIKYEFDPGQIKPTGPNSAINELQLDKKRALESAAYINAEHKLTDNLTAQYGVRFSHFNRMGGQPISEYANDQPLVYNNTLQFYQRTDPIGETNYDKGESIKTFSNFEPRLSLAYQLNDYSSVKLGYSRAAQYIHLLSNTSSVTPLDVWTPSGEYIEPQLSDQYALGYFRNFKDKIYSLEAEVYYKTVDNRIDYVDGSDLIGNNTIETEVLNGESRAYGLELLFRKNEGPFTGWVSYTLSKSEQRTPGGIADGPGINNGEWYNTPFDRTHDISVTGAYQLNNKWSFGANAIFQTGRPVTYPNGQYEYEGISIASYSDRNADRLPAYYRLDVSATYKPNRRPDKKWKGEWVFGIYNVLNRKNAAAISFGQNFETGANEATRTAIFGIVPSLTYNFKF, encoded by the coding sequence ATGAAGAAAAAAAAGGATAGGTATGCACCAATACAATTATTGATTGGCCTGTGTATTCTATTGGGTTCAACGGTAATCCAAGCACAAAACAGTTTTACCATTAGTGGAAATATAACCGACAAAATGAACGGGGAAACACTTTTTGGAACTTCCATCTTTTTAAAGGGAACAACCATTGGCGCAGTAACCAACGAATATGGATTCTATTCCATTACGGCACCCAAAGGTTCCTATACCATGATTGTCTCACACATGGGCTACAAGGAAATAACAATGGAGGTGGTTTTAGACCAAAACCAAAAAATAGATGTGGAAATTCAAGAGTTTTCAACGCAATTGGATGAAGTAGAGGTAACAGCGGAAGAACCGGAACGTGCCATTTTAAGAAAGCCCGAAATGAGTGTTTCCAAATTGAACATAAAAACGGTCAAGCAAATGCCCGTTGTATTGGGCGAAGTGGATATTATAAAATCCTTACAGATTTTACCCGGAGTAACCAACAATGGTGAAGGGTCCAGTGGTTTTCATGTGCGGGGAGGTGCTGTTGATCAGAACTTAGTCCTATTGGATGAGGCCATCATTTACAATACATCACATATGTTGGGATTCTTTTCGGTCTTTAATGCAGATGCAGTAAAAGATCTTAAACTGTACAAGGGTGGTATTCCAGCAAAGTTTGGTGGTCGTGTTTCATCGGTATTGGACGTACGACAAAAAGACGGAAACAACAAAAACTTTGCACTAACAGGTGGAGTTGGGGTAATATCTAGCAGGCTTGCTGCGGAAGGACCAATGTTCAATGAAAGAGGATCCTTTTTAGTTGCAGGTAGAGGTTCTTATGCACATTTGTTCCTAAAATTGGCAGGAGAAAAAAACAGTGTTAGTTTTTACGATCTTAACCTAAAGACCAACTATAGTTTCAATGAAAACAACAAGCTATACATATCTGGGTATTTTGGGAGAGATGTTTTTGATTTTGATGGGTCGTTCAGTAGTAGTTATGGTAACGCATCAGGTAATTTAAGATGGAATCATATTTTTAATGATAGATTATTCTCAAACCTGTCCTTGATTTATAGCAAGTATGATTATGAGCTGGGCATTACCGATTTTGAGTTTGACTGGATTTCATCCATCAAAAATTACAATGCTAAGTACGATTTAAAATATTATTTCAGTGATGCTTTTAAATTAGACTTTGGAATAAGCACCATAAAATATGAGTTTGATCCAGGACAAATTAAACCTACAGGGCCAAATTCCGCAATCAATGAATTACAATTAGACAAAAAAAGAGCTCTAGAGAGTGCCGCATATATTAATGCCGAACATAAATTAACAGATAACTTAACGGCACAATACGGCGTTCGGTTCAGTCATTTCAATCGCATGGGCGGACAACCTATATCAGAATACGCCAATGACCAACCTTTGGTCTACAACAACACTTTGCAATTTTATCAAAGAACCGATCCAATTGGCGAAACCAATTATGACAAAGGTGAGAGTATTAAAACGTTTAGCAACTTTGAACCCCGTTTATCCTTGGCTTATCAACTCAACGATTACTCCTCTGTTAAGTTAGGTTACTCAAGGGCGGCACAATACATTCATTTGCTATCCAACACCTCATCTGTTACTCCGCTTGATGTTTGGACACCAAGTGGAGAATATATAGAACCTCAACTATCTGACCAATATGCTCTGGGCTATTTTAGAAATTTTAAGGACAAAATATATTCTTTGGAAGCCGAAGTGTATTACAAAACTGTAGACAATCGCATTGACTATGTTGATGGCTCTGACTTAATCGGAAATAACACCATTGAAACAGAAGTCCTAAATGGCGAATCAAGAGCTTATGGTTTGGAACTGTTGTTCCGTAAAAATGAAGGGCCCTTTACCGGCTGGGTATCCTATACCCTATCCAAATCAGAACAAAGAACACCTGGGGGCATTGCAGATGGACCTGGTATAAACAATGGCGAGTGGTATAACACTCCTTTTGATAGAACTCACGATATTTCCGTGACCGGAGCATACCAACTCAACAATAAATGGAGTTTTGGTGCGAATGCTATTTTTCAAACGGGCAGACCGGTGACCTACCCCAATGGGCAGTACGAATATGAAGGCATTTCCATTGCCAGTTATTCAGATCGCAATGCCGATAGATTGCCGGCTTATTACCGTTTAGATGTTTCCGCCACTTATAAACCTAACAGAAGACCCGACAAAAAATGGAAAGGTGAATGGGTATTTGGTATTTACAATGTATTGAATAGAAAAAATGCCGCAGCCATATCATTTGGCCAAAATTTTGAAACTGGAGCCAACGAAGCTACCCGGACCGCCATTTTTGGAATCGTTCCTTCCTTGACATATAATTTTAAATTCTAA
- a CDS encoding LytR/AlgR family response regulator transcription factor, producing MNVIIIEDEKPAARRLSRLLLELDVEVSTMLHSVEESIEWFTNNTHPDLIFLDIQLSDGLSFEIFDSIEVKSAIIFTTAFDEYALQAFKLNSIDYLLKPIDDEELESAVKKYRDFKPEKQKISVDFNDIKKLLVNPLEREYKKRFTVKVGQHLKIINADEVECFYSENKGTYAATSDGRNYLLDTTLENLEGELSPKKFFRVSRKFYINIIHIKDIISYTNSRLQIKLNHFSEQEIIVSRERVKDFKLWLE from the coding sequence ATGAACGTAATCATCATAGAAGATGAAAAGCCAGCCGCAAGAAGATTAAGTAGATTGCTTTTGGAACTGGATGTTGAGGTTTCCACAATGCTTCATTCCGTTGAAGAATCAATTGAGTGGTTCACTAACAACACACATCCTGATTTAATTTTTCTTGACATTCAATTATCGGATGGTCTCTCCTTTGAAATATTTGATAGTATCGAAGTAAAAAGCGCTATCATTTTTACTACCGCTTTTGATGAATATGCACTCCAGGCTTTCAAGCTAAATAGCATCGATTATTTGTTAAAACCCATTGATGATGAAGAGCTTGAAAGTGCAGTGAAAAAGTACCGGGATTTTAAACCTGAAAAACAAAAAATATCTGTTGATTTTAACGACATAAAAAAGTTGCTTGTCAACCCTCTGGAACGAGAGTATAAAAAACGATTTACGGTTAAGGTAGGGCAACATTTAAAAATCATCAATGCTGATGAGGTAGAATGTTTTTATAGTGAGAACAAGGGTACCTACGCAGCAACTTCAGATGGAAGAAACTATTTGTTGGATACCACACTGGAGAACTTGGAAGGGGAGCTGTCGCCAAAAAAGTTCTTTAGGGTAAGCAGGAAGTTTTACATAAATATCATTCACATAAAAGATATCATCTCATACACAAATTCTAGGCTTCAAATTAAGTTAAATCACTTTAGCGAACAAGAAATCATTGTTAGTAGAGAGCGAGTAAAAGACTTTAAGTTATGGTTAGAATAA
- a CDS encoding mechanosensitive ion channel family protein — MLDVISYKNEIIITVVLLALLIGINTITKKAIRRFGRTSAIDMNSRKIIFYLSNLLFYGIAIIGITLIWGVNLQEFSIFISSVLAIVGIGFVAQWSILSNLTASVILFFGHPLRLGDRVRVLDKDFDWTGKVEDISGFYLFMRTDDGRRISIPTNLVIQKGIEILHKENNSIENGGPKIKE, encoded by the coding sequence ATGTTAGATGTAATATCATATAAAAATGAAATTATAATTACCGTTGTCTTATTGGCCCTCCTAATCGGCATTAACACGATTACAAAAAAAGCTATTAGAAGATTTGGGAGAACCAGCGCCATTGACATGAACAGTAGAAAAATTATCTTCTACTTGAGTAATCTACTGTTTTATGGAATAGCCATAATTGGAATTACATTGATTTGGGGCGTAAATCTACAAGAGTTTTCCATTTTTATTTCTTCCGTATTGGCAATTGTGGGTATTGGGTTTGTGGCCCAATGGTCTATTCTCTCCAACTTAACCGCTAGTGTCATCCTATTTTTTGGTCATCCACTACGACTGGGCGATAGGGTAAGGGTTTTGGACAAGGATTTTGACTGGACGGGTAAAGTAGAGGACATTAGTGGGTTTTATCTTTTTATGCGCACGGATGATGGTCGTAGAATATCCATCCCAACAAATCTGGTGATTCAAAAGGGAATTGAAATCCTACATAAGGAAAATAATTCCATTGAAAATGGGGGGCCTAAAATCAAAGAATAG
- a CDS encoding 2TM domain-containing protein: MENNGELRYKRAKERVAALKSFYSNLAAYCIVIPILAYLNFRTTSFPWVVFPALGWGIGLIGHWFCTIGYNPILGKNWEEQKIREYMESDRI, translated from the coding sequence ATGGAAAATAATGGTGAACTTCGATATAAGAGAGCAAAGGAAAGAGTAGCAGCACTCAAGTCATTTTATTCAAATTTAGCGGCTTATTGTATTGTTATTCCGATTTTGGCCTATTTAAACTTTAGAACAACAAGTTTCCCTTGGGTCGTTTTCCCTGCCCTTGGCTGGGGAATAGGTTTAATTGGCCATTGGTTTTGCACTATCGGGTATAACCCTATTTTAGGTAAAAACTGGGAAGAACAAAAAATAAGAGAATATATGGAGTCTGACCGAATCTAA
- a CDS encoding 2TM domain-containing protein — MDITMEDFNNEKLKRAKKKVDELKGFYVHLTVYIIVNVFILVNIYLNTDDFWKWPHFVTLFGWGIGLAFHATKTFGFNPFFGKDWEKKQIQKYIEEDKKEMDKFK; from the coding sequence ATGGACATAACAATGGAAGATTTCAACAACGAAAAATTGAAGAGGGCTAAAAAGAAGGTAGATGAACTAAAGGGTTTTTATGTACATCTCACGGTCTATATAATTGTAAATGTGTTCATACTCGTTAATATTTATTTAAACACTGATGATTTCTGGAAGTGGCCGCATTTTGTGACTCTTTTTGGCTGGGGAATAGGTTTAGCGTTCCACGCAACCAAAACCTTTGGTTTTAACCCCTTTTTTGGTAAGGATTGGGAGAAAAAACAAATACAGAAATATATAGAAGAGGATAAAAAGGAAATGGATAAATTCAAATAG
- a CDS encoding 2TM domain-containing protein, protein MENSNKETKYLRAKEKVAKLKKFYANLSTYVFVISILALINYLVNGFSYMWFLWAAFGWGIGIFFHAVSTFDLNPFFGKSWEQRKIKQLMDEDEKTQKWT, encoded by the coding sequence ATGGAAAATTCAAATAAAGAAACCAAATACCTTAGGGCCAAGGAAAAGGTGGCAAAACTAAAGAAGTTTTATGCAAACCTTAGTACGTATGTGTTCGTAATTAGCATATTGGCCTTAATCAATTATTTGGTTAACGGATTTAGCTATATGTGGTTTTTATGGGCTGCATTTGGCTGGGGCATAGGAATATTTTTTCATGCCGTAAGTACCTTTGACCTTAACCCTTTCTTTGGTAAAAGTTGGGAACAGCGTAAGATCAAACAGCTGATGGATGAAGATGAGAAAACGCAAAAATGGACATAA
- a CDS encoding 2TM domain-containing protein yields MKNFLKVIKVSLLITIFVAILSIFIFGDGDYSYDSITRDIIISFIFSFGLTAVNSYYYDGMNIRYSWEKDPKKRLWIGAIGSLFLTIITFGVLRYLVHFYYVGLSIGEFLEQETLESYIIAIVITVIASLFTHAFYFYRALQKKEVKKQKIIAGSASARFDALKNQLDPHFLFNSLNVLTSLIEEDPHQAQKFTTSLSKVYRYVLEQKNKDLVTVDEELNFARTYVRLLKMRFEDSIVFEIPEKSSNPEAMIVPLSLQLLLENAVKHNVVTPTRPLHIKVIEKKGALVVSNNLQEKQVVKKSSGVGLQNIKQRYAILTDREVDINKTVKEFSVALPMLTAQISVIETQESHIGEKRYIKAKEKVEAIKGFYSNLMAYCIVIPFLWWLNLRTTDFLWAFFPTLFWGFGILAHGLEAYGRNPLWGKRWEQRKIQEFMDSEEF; encoded by the coding sequence ATGAAGAACTTTTTAAAGGTTATAAAAGTATCCTTACTGATTACCATATTTGTCGCCATCCTAAGCATTTTTATTTTTGGGGATGGCGATTACTCTTATGATAGCATCACTAGAGATATAATTATCAGTTTTATTTTTTCGTTTGGATTGACGGCTGTCAATTCTTATTACTATGATGGGATGAACATCCGTTATTCTTGGGAGAAAGACCCTAAAAAACGTTTGTGGATAGGTGCTATAGGTTCTCTTTTCTTAACCATCATAACCTTTGGGGTATTAAGATATTTGGTTCATTTTTATTATGTAGGACTTTCTATTGGTGAATTTCTTGAGCAGGAGACACTTGAGTCATATATAATAGCCATTGTTATTACTGTTATTGCTTCTCTTTTCACACATGCCTTTTATTTTTACAGGGCACTTCAAAAGAAGGAGGTCAAAAAACAAAAAATTATTGCAGGATCGGCTTCGGCACGTTTTGATGCATTAAAAAATCAATTAGACCCACATTTTTTATTCAATAGTTTAAACGTATTAACCAGTCTGATTGAGGAAGATCCCCACCAAGCACAAAAATTCACCACTTCTTTATCCAAAGTATATCGATATGTATTGGAACAGAAAAATAAAGATTTGGTTACAGTGGATGAAGAACTAAATTTTGCCAGAACCTATGTACGATTGTTAAAAATGCGATTTGAGGATAGCATTGTTTTTGAGATTCCAGAAAAATCCAGTAATCCTGAAGCTATGATCGTTCCACTTTCTCTGCAACTGCTTTTGGAGAATGCGGTAAAACACAATGTGGTAACTCCTACTAGACCATTACATATAAAAGTTATTGAAAAGAAGGGGGCATTAGTTGTTAGCAATAACTTGCAAGAAAAGCAAGTAGTAAAAAAGAGCAGTGGGGTGGGGCTACAGAATATTAAACAGCGCTATGCCATTTTAACGGACAGAGAGGTAGACATTAATAAGACTGTAAAAGAATTTAGTGTAGCACTGCCTATGCTAACGGCCCAAATTTCTGTGATAGAGACCCAGGAAAGTCATATTGGGGAGAAACGTTACATAAAGGCAAAAGAAAAAGTAGAAGCGATCAAGGGCTTTTATAGCAATTTAATGGCCTATTGTATTGTAATTCCATTTTTGTGGTGGCTCAATTTAAGAACCACTGACTTTCTCTGGGCGTTCTTTCCAACCTTGTTTTGGGGTTTTGGTATTCTTGCCCATGGTCTTGAAGCTTATGGACGCAACCCATTGTGGGGCAAACGTTGGGAACAACGAAAAATCCAGGAATTTATGGATAGTGAGGAATTTTAG
- a CDS encoding 2TM domain-containing protein, whose protein sequence is MEKATTSVERAKKRVSQLKKFYTHLSIYILVNFILLGIKAYFFGLFENNIGENVDLTAWISWNMLSTPIIWGIFLIVHATKVFSHPLVEKWEKGQIQKFLEKEENDISGHY, encoded by the coding sequence ATGGAAAAAGCAACGACAAGTGTGGAAAGGGCTAAAAAAAGAGTGTCTCAACTAAAAAAGTTTTACACGCACCTATCAATCTACATATTAGTTAACTTCATCCTTTTAGGAATTAAGGCCTATTTTTTTGGTCTTTTTGAAAATAACATTGGGGAAAATGTTGACCTAACAGCTTGGATAAGTTGGAATATGTTGTCTACACCCATAATTTGGGGAATATTTTTAATTGTCCACGCTACAAAGGTCTTTAGCCATCCTTTAGTGGAAAAATGGGAAAAAGGGCAGATTCAGAAATTTTTGGAAAAAGAAGAGAATGATATCTCTGGACATTACTAA
- a CDS encoding DUF4249 domain-containing protein produces MKSIYKILFSALLLICTSCTDVIDVDVPEGPIKLVIEASLDWEKGTAGNEQTIKLSTSTPFFDKDGNTSVTGAVVQVTNDNDGTVFIFEDQNDGTYDTSSFIPIIGNSYSLEVIYDGDQYAATETLFSVSDISSITQSTEDGDDEVLEVNVSFQDPAGVENYYFLRFQSRNDLLPELFYIKDEFIDGNEAPFYYEKIEDEEENIEEFKPGDIVDIALLGISEDYYNYLQLLVEQFEGAGDPFSPTPVALVGNCINLTDPDNAPYGYFRVTQKVQDSYTFE; encoded by the coding sequence ATGAAATCCATATATAAAATACTATTTTCTGCTTTGTTGTTGATTTGCACATCATGTACTGATGTCATTGACGTTGATGTGCCCGAAGGACCAATTAAATTGGTGATCGAAGCTTCTCTTGACTGGGAAAAAGGAACAGCTGGCAATGAGCAAACTATCAAATTGAGTACGTCTACACCTTTTTTTGATAAAGATGGAAATACTTCCGTAACTGGAGCTGTAGTACAGGTAACCAATGATAATGATGGTACTGTATTTATTTTTGAAGATCAAAATGATGGCACCTATGATACTTCATCATTCATTCCAATTATTGGAAATTCGTATTCCCTAGAGGTAATTTATGATGGTGATCAATATGCCGCCACTGAAACCTTATTTTCAGTATCCGACATTTCTTCAATTACCCAATCCACTGAAGATGGAGATGATGAAGTTCTTGAGGTAAATGTCTCCTTCCAGGACCCTGCTGGTGTAGAAAACTACTATTTCTTACGTTTTCAAAGTAGGAATGACTTACTTCCTGAACTCTTCTATATCAAAGACGAGTTCATTGATGGAAACGAAGCTCCTTTTTACTATGAAAAAATAGAGGACGAAGAAGAAAACATAGAAGAGTTTAAACCTGGTGATATTGTTGATATTGCTCTGTTGGGCATCTCTGAAGACTATTATAACTACCTACAGCTTTTAGTTGAACAATTTGAAGGTGCAGGAGACCCATTTAGTCCCACCCCTGTTGCTCTTGTTGGAAACTGCATTAATTTGACCGATCCAGATAATGCGCCCTACGGTTATTTCAGGGTAACCCAAAAAGTACAAGACAGTTATACGTTTGAATAG